In Nostoc sphaeroides, the genomic window ATTAATATTACTGACAATAATTTACGAGAGAATAGGGCTTTGGGCTAGGGGTATAGTAAGCGATCGCTCAATCAAGGAGATAACGGGAAAAGTCAGTTCGTGCAACAACGCCATTTTAAGGCAGATATAGCCGTTCCAATACAACATTATATCGCCAGGTGTAGGGGCACGGCACTGCCCACAGGTGTCAACTTAACGTAAAAACCAATCTAGACAAAGCTTTAAAAGATTGCCTCGTCAAGAGTCTCCGACTGGGAATGCCCATCATTGAGGCTCCGCCTCCCGAACTCGCGGCAGAGCCGCAACGATTAGCATTTCCAGCCAGAGGCTGGAAACGAGATATAAATAATCAAGAACGCGAAGCATCTTAAAAGATTCTTCGCGTTTATGTGCAAAAAGAGTACTTAATTGATTGCCGTCTTAAGCTGCAACTTTTTCCTCAAATGGTTTAAAAGTTTTTTTGCTAGCACCGCAAATCGGACACTTCCAGTCATCAGGAATTTCTTCAAAAGGTGTACTAGGTGCAATTCCCGAATCAGGATCGCCAGCAACCGGATCGTAAATCGTATGGAAGTCTCAACCCAACAATGGGAAACGCTAATTCCTAACTCCTAACTCTCTCTAGCTGCGGAAGTAAAGCTGTAAAAGCCTTGCCTCGATGGCTAATTGACCCCTTCAATTCTCGTGTCATCTCAGCAAAGGTCAATTGCAACTCTTTGACATAAAAAATTGGATCGTAGCCGAAACCACCATCACCACGCGGCGCATGGAGAATTTCGCCACGACAAATACCTTCAGATTCTAATACGATCGCACCATCAGGACGAGCGATCGCTACTGCACAAACAAATTGAGCTTGTCGATTGACTTCGTTATCTAATTCTCTCAATATCCTAGCAATGCGTTCTGAGTCGGTTTTAGCGTAACGTGCAGAATAAACCCCTGGTGCGCCATTTAAGGCATCTACTTGCAAACCCGAATCATCAGCAATTGCCCAGTTTCCTGTAGCTTTAGCAATTTGTGAGGCTTTTAGACAAGCGTTGGCGGCAAAGGTTTCGCCCGTTTCTTCAATTTCCAATTCTTCAGGTTTAAGGGTTAATTCCCAACCAGAATTTTCCAGATAAGCTTGCATTTCCCGCAACTTACCTGGATTTCCTGTAGCTACTACGAGTAATTTGGTCATTAGTCATTGGTCATTGGTCACTTGTACTGAGCGTAGTCGAAGTATTGGTCATTAGTCATTGATCATTTACCAAGGACAAAGGACTAATGACTAATGACTAACTAATTAATTTTACTCCGCCCAGTGTTTCGCCCAAGCAAGAGTTTGATGGACTTGCTCAATTGTCGGGGCTTCGCAGTACAAGCGTAAAACTGGCTCAGTACCGCTAAACCGAATCATTAACCAGCTTTTATCAGCGAGGCGATATTTGTAGCCGTCGATTGTTTGGCAATCAATCACTGCTAAAGAGGCAATTTCTGTTAGGGGTTGAGTTTGCAGTTGTTGCAAAAGACGCGATCGCACTTCCATACTTGCTAAGGGTAAATCAATGCGATCGTACGCTGAGGTAAACCCTGTTTGTTTCTGCAAGTAGCGATAATACTCACCTAAATCCAAACCAGATTCTACAATCGCTTCTAAGACGTACAATGCTGACAGCAGTGCATCGCGTTCGGGAATATGACTACCATAGCCAATTCCCCCCGACTCTTCGCCACCCAGCAACACTTTTGCTGCTAACATTCTGTCAGCGATGTATTTATAACCAACTGCTGTCTCAAAAACTGACAGGTTATGTAGTGCTGCCACCAGGGGCATTAAGTCGGAACCACTAACAGTTTTGACTATTTCACCACTAAAGCCACGCCGTAGGGTTAAGTGGTCGATTAATATGGGGATTAAGACTTGAGAACTCAAGAAGTTGGCTTCCCCGTCTACAGCTGCAATGCGATCGCAGTCTCCATCAAATACCAACCCCACCGTTAAACCTGATTTATCTGTTTCTCGGTGAGCTTTGATGACTTCAAATAGCTTTGAAAGGTATTTAGGCAAGGGTTCCGGCGCACCACCACCAAATAGAGGATCACGATTGCTGTTGATTTCTTTGACTTGATTCCCTAGTAGTCTCGCCAATCCGCCAGCTGCCGCACCATGCATAACATCGGCAAATAATGTTAATTTGCCAGAGGCGATCGCTTCTCGAATTTTGGCAATATCAACTTTACCTTCTAGTGCTTCTGTATAACTCGGCCAAGGATCAAATTTCTCTTGCTTCCCTGGAGTACCACTAGCAGCTACTCCAACCGATAACTGCGCTTCGATCTCTTTTGTGACTTCTGGCGGCACCGAACCACCAAAACAACCCTTGACTTTTAACCCCAAATATTTACCAGGATTATGGCTAGCTGTAATTACCAGCGCCCCTAAAGCATTGAGTTGTTTTGCTGCCCAACTATAAGCTGGGGTTGGGGCAAAGCTTTCGCTCAGTAGCACATCAAATCCGACAGATGTGACAGTATCAGCAACAGCACGAGCAAAATCTTCGGCCATGAATCGGCGATCGTAACCGACAATTATTGTCCGGCTACCCACCGTAGAAAAATATGTATCATATAATACTTTAGCTGCAACTGGCGCGACCAGGGCTAGGCGTTCAAAGGTGAACTCATCACCAATAACGCCCCGCCAGCCGTCTGTGCCAAACTTGATTGAGTTAGCTACAACTGGCATCTAGGTATCCTAACTGTCTACTTGAGGATTTTAGCATTTTTACAGTGGACAAAGTAAAAAAAGAATCTAGTAAAAATATGTACCAATAATATTTAACAATAAATTGGGCAAATTTGTGTATTGTAGAAGTGCGATCGTCCCGGAATTCTGTCACTAATGCAGACATTGTTAGTCAATGCAATGGCATTGTTAGCCAAAACAATCGCATTATTCAGTCAGCACAATTCGCAATTCGCTTTTTCGCCCATTCGCAATTAAAGCCCCAGGATTTATCCTGGGGCTTGAACCCTGCATTGTTTAAAATTTATCTATCCATAAATAAATTTAGGGGCTTGTACCATCAAGGAATAATTGGTCAATGCAATTACTAAGTAAATCGGTACAATAAAACCAAACTAGGTAAAAAGATTAACTAGATAAAACCCTCTCCCTCCTGCCTTCTCAAACTATAAATATTTCCGCAGACTTACTTAAATCACAAGTTATTCATAAGTTATATTACTCAATTAAAATCCAGTTCTGTCCCAGATTTATAGTTTTTGAAATGACGAATTATTAGAGGAGTATCCCGCTTTTTAGAGTAAAGCAAAAGTACTAATCATCAAACACTGCACTTTAGCAGGATTAGGATTGTATTCTCTAGCAGCGAAATAAAAACTGTGATGCACCCTAATTATTAGCGTCATATTTGAAGAAACTTTAATAGTTAGAGGAAAATACAGTTATGGTTACGAACGCCTACAGTTACAACGGAAATCTTAGTGATTTTACAACTGCAATTCAGAGCAGGTGGGATGAAGGATACGACTTAGTTGATGTTGAATACGGCAATGGTACTTGGTTTGGGGTTTTTCAAGACACACCAAGTAATAGTGCTTATAGCTACAGAAGTAATTTGGGTGATTTTACAACTGCGATTCAGGACAGGTACAATGAAGGTTATGACTTAGTTGATGTTGACTATGGCAATGGTACTTGGTTTGGGGTTTTTCAAGACAAACCAGGTGGTAACGCTTATAACTACACAAGTAATTTGGGTGATTTTACAACTGCGATTCAGGGCAGGTACAATGAAGGTTATGACTTAGTTGATGTTGAATACGGCAATGGAACTTGGTTTGGGACTTTTCAAGACAAACCAGGTGGTAACGCTTATAACTACACAAGTAGTTTTGGTGATTTAACAACTGCTATTCAGGACAGGTGGAATCAAGGATACGACTTAGTTGATGTTGAATACGGCAATGGTACTTGGTTTGGGATTTTTCAAGACACACCAGGTACTAGTGCTTATAACTATGCAAGTAATCTTAGTGATTTTACAGATGCTATTCAGAGCAGGTGGGATCAAGGATACGACTTAGTTAATGTAGGATACGGCAATGGTACTTGGTTTGGGGTTTTTGAGCAGTAAATAGCTTTAGTTTTGTATTACACAGTGATATTTACAGCAGTTTTCAATTGAACGAGATAGCTCCTGCTACTAGCGCTAAAATCGCTATGGTGATGATATCGGTGAGTAAGTGCCATCTCGTTCTTTCCGCTCTTGGATCTTTTGCTTGTGTAAAATATTCCTGAAATTTACTAGTATGTTGACTACTTCGCTATGCAAGACCAGTATTTCCGGTAAAATCAAATTCTGAGGACTGTGGATTTAGGAGAAATTTGGGGTGCCTACACTTGGCGTTAACATTGACCACATCGCCACCATCCGGCAAGCACGGCGGACAGTGGAACCTGACCCTGTGGCGGCGGCGGTGCTGGCAGAATTAGGGGGTGCAGATGGGATTACGGTGCATCTGCGGGAAGATCGGCGGCATATCCAAGATCGGGATGTGCGGATATTGCGAGAAACAGTGCGATCGCATCTTAATTTAGAAATGGCCGCTACAGATGAAATGCTAGCGATCGCTCTCGATATCAAACCAGATTATGTAACTTTAGTCCCCGAAAAGCGCGAAGAAGTCACAACAGAAGGCGGATTAGATATTACCCTACAAATTGCTAGAATAGGTGAGATAGTCGATAAATTGCAAAGCGCTAACATTCCAGTTAGTTTATTTATCGACGCAGACACATCACAAATCGAAGCATCTGTCAAGGTGCAGGCGCGATTTATTGAATTGCACACCGGACAATATGCTGAGGCTAAGGATGAAACAAATCGCCAGCGAGAATTAGCCATATTAGCTAAAGGGTGTGAACAAGCGATTCAAGCTGGATTGCGGGTTAACGCCGGTCATGGACTCACCTACTGGAACGTCTATCCGGTGGCTGCGCTTCCAGGTATGGAAGAACTGAACATCGGTCATACCATCATCAGTCGGGCAGCATTAGTAGGTATAGAAAGGGCAGTCCGCGAGATGAAGCAAGCTATCACAGGGAGTAGGGAATTGGGAATGGGGAATGGGCATTAGGAATTAGTTATTTTTTCTTGCTTCCCCTGCTCCCCACTCCCCACTCCCCTATAACTAAAAGAGGGGTTGTCTACTGCGAAATCTAGAAATTGAGAGCAAATAGCAAATCTTCAGCAAAAACTTCTATGAGCGCAACACAGTCTAACAACCTGCCGCTTTGGGTACAGGATAGAGATAAGGTGATAGCAGAAAGCACTGATGTTGAGTGGCGCTATGAGACACCGCCTGATTATTCCCGTTCAAATGAGAATCTCGCTCAAGAAAGTACCTATAATCACCTTGAAGGTACACTAGAAGCGATCGTGCAAAACTTGGTGCGAACCTTCGAGATGGAGGTATCCTTTAAAGCTAACCCGCAACAGTGGTTATCTATTGTGAATGACAAGTTTCGTGTGAGTACCAATGGCGGAGTCGAGTACACAGCAGCAGATTTATCAGCCCAAGGTACTTACAATTTATTTATGGCTGATTCAGAACACTACAAGGCTTCAGAAGAAAGCTTTGAATCATCCGCAAAAGTCTTCCACACAACATTTCCCCAAGGATTTCCTTGGGAAGTGCTGGAAGTTTTCTCAGGGCCACCAAATGTCACATTCAAATGGCGGCATTGGGGACATTTTAAAGGAGAATACAAAGGCCATGCACCTACTGGAGAGACAGTAGAAATTATCGGCATGAGCATTGCAAAAGTTACCGATGACTTGAAGGTTATTTCCTTGGAACACTACTTCGACAATAATCTGTTCTTGGAAAAGCTAACATCTGGTGGCAAACAGAT contains:
- a CDS encoding pyridoxine 5'-phosphate synthase codes for the protein MPTLGVNIDHIATIRQARRTVEPDPVAAAVLAELGGADGITVHLREDRRHIQDRDVRILRETVRSHLNLEMAATDEMLAIALDIKPDYVTLVPEKREEVTTEGGLDITLQIARIGEIVDKLQSANIPVSLFIDADTSQIEASVKVQARFIELHTGQYAEAKDETNRQRELAILAKGCEQAIQAGLRVNAGHGLTYWNVYPVAALPGMEELNIGHTIISRAALVGIERAVREMKQAITGSRELGMGNGH
- a CDS encoding phosphoglucomutase/phosphomannomutase family protein, whose protein sequence is MPVVANSIKFGTDGWRGVIGDEFTFERLALVAPVAAKVLYDTYFSTVGSRTIIVGYDRRFMAEDFARAVADTVTSVGFDVLLSESFAPTPAYSWAAKQLNALGALVITASHNPGKYLGLKVKGCFGGSVPPEVTKEIEAQLSVGVAASGTPGKQEKFDPWPSYTEALEGKVDIAKIREAIASGKLTLFADVMHGAAAGGLARLLGNQVKEINSNRDPLFGGGAPEPLPKYLSKLFEVIKAHRETDKSGLTVGLVFDGDCDRIAAVDGEANFLSSQVLIPILIDHLTLRRGFSGEIVKTVSGSDLMPLVAALHNLSVFETAVGYKYIADRMLAAKVLLGGEESGGIGYGSHIPERDALLSALYVLEAIVESGLDLGEYYRYLQKQTGFTSAYDRIDLPLASMEVRSRLLQQLQTQPLTEIASLAVIDCQTIDGYKYRLADKSWLMIRFSGTEPVLRLYCEAPTIEQVHQTLAWAKHWAE
- the rdgB gene encoding RdgB/HAM1 family non-canonical purine NTP pyrophosphatase — translated: MTKLLVVATGNPGKLREMQAYLENSGWELTLKPEELEIEETGETFAANACLKASQIAKATGNWAIADDSGLQVDALNGAPGVYSARYAKTDSERIARILRELDNEVNRQAQFVCAVAIARPDGAIVLESEGICRGEILHAPRGDGGFGYDPIFYVKELQLTFAEMTRELKGSISHRGKAFTALLPQLERVRS
- a CDS encoding SnoaL-like polyketide cyclase, which produces MSATQSNNLPLWVQDRDKVIAESTDVEWRYETPPDYSRSNENLAQESTYNHLEGTLEAIVQNLVRTFEMEVSFKANPQQWLSIVNDKFRVSTNGGVEYTAADLSAQGTYNLFMADSEHYKASEESFESSAKVFHTTFPQGFPWEVLEVFSGPPNVTFKWRHWGHFKGEYKGHAPTGETVEIIGMSIAKVTDDLKVISLEHYFDNNLFLEKLTSGGKQINAQKQGSACPFSSWFKKSHKS